One Polynucleobacter sp. SHI8 genomic window, AGGCGTAAAGTATTAACGCTTACTAAATTGCTTACGACGGCGTGCGCCACGTAAACCAACTTTTTTACGTTCAACTTCACGAGCATCACGAGTAACAAAACCAGCTTTTGATAATGTTGGTTTTAACGTGTTGTCATAATCAATCAGAGCGCGAGTTACACCATGACGAACAGCGCCCGCTTGACCTGTTTCACCACCACCGCTTACATTGACTTTAATGTCAAAAGTAGCAGCATGATTTGTCAAAATCAAGGGTTGACGCGCAATCATACGTGATGTTTCGCGTGAAAAATATTGATCAATCGGTTTACCGTTGACGAGAATATCACCCTTACCCGATTTGATAAAAACCCTAGCTACAGAGCTTTTGCGACGACCGGTTCCATAATTCCAATTTCCAATCATGACAGCTCCTTAAAGTTCTAAAACGCTAGGCTGTTGAGCCGCGTGTGGATGAGTTTCATCACCGTAAACTTTTAACTTCTTGATCATTGCATAGCCGAGGGGACCTTTAGGTAACATACCCTTAACTGCTTTTTCAAGAACGCGTCCTGGAAACTTCGCTTGCATTTTGTCAAACGTTGTTTCATAGATACCACCTGGGTATCCACTGTGACGGTAATAAGTTTTTTGCAAGCCTTTGTTACCCGTTACACGGAGTTTAGATGCGTTAATAACGACGATATAATCGCCAGTGTCAACGTGAGGAGTGAATTCAGGTTTATGCTTGCCGCGCAGACGGTGTGCCACTTCACTGGCGACACGACCGAGAACTTTGTCTGTTGCGTCAATCACGAACCATTCACGCTTCACCTCATGGGATTTTGCGGAAAATGTTTTCATGACTACTTTCATTAAATTGTGGGTCCATTTAAACAGTTTTAATCTCTCATTCGGCCTTGCTTATGTTTGCACGCTCTCATTTGATTCTTAAATCTGTAATACGATTCCCTGGGACCTAAGTCAGAGAATCAATGATTGTAGCAAAAAAAAGCCCAGAGGTAAACTCTGGGCTATGAATTCCACCTTTGTTTGGGTGGAGGAGACACTGGTAGCAGTAAAATCTAAAACAAGAAATTACGCAATATAGTTATTATATATTAGGGTTATCACTAGGTAAAGTCTTTTTTTAAAATTTTTGTTGGGGTGCAACAATGGAATGTACAGTTAATTGGCTTGGGTTAGATGGCATGAGCTTTTCTGCAGAGGTCGGAAGCGGACATCTTATAAATATGGACGGGGCTCCAGAGGCTGGCGGGCGTAATTTGGCACCACGCCCAATGGAATTACTGCTGGCAGGTGCTGGCGGATGCACAGCCTTTGATGTTGTGATGATTCTAAAGAAGGCTCGTCAACATATTACTGGTTGCAAAGTTCAATTAGAAGCAGTCAGAGCAGAGTCAGATCCGAAAGTGTTCACTCACATCAATATGAAATTTATAGTGACTGGCAAACAATTAGATCCGAATAGAGTCAGCCAAGCAGTCCACTTATCTCATGAAAAATATTGCTCAGCCACAATTATGTTGGGCAAGACGGCAACAATTACTCATTCGATTGAAATTGTTGAAGGCTAAGAAGTGCAGAGTTGATCGATAAGCCGGATTCTGTCGCCAAAGTTTTCACTTTGGGGCAACCATTCATCTAGGTCCACTGTTACCAGTGGACTCGAGCTCTCTACCCGCAGGCTTAGCGGGTCGCCTCAACGCCTGCCTATTTGAGATTGCTCCGGGTGGAGGTTACCGCGTTTCACCGTAACTAAATACGCTCGTCTCTGTGGCCCTATTCCTCATGTTGCCATGGATGGCTGTTAGCCACCACCCTACCCTATGGAGTCCGGACTTTCCTCCCCTTCTATGAAGCGGCGATTGCCCAATCAACTCTGCAACGGTAGTCTAACCGAGAATTGACCACTCTAGGGACTCGCCCGCATTTAAAGGGACGATAAGATCCTGTCCCATGGGATAACTTAAAGGAATTTTTTGAGGGATTTTCTCAATGGTTATCGTCGACTGATTTCGAGGAAGTCCATAAAAACCGGGGCCATTCAATGATGCAAACTTTTCTAACTGTTGCAATTTTCCAACAGAATCAAATGCCTGAGCATATAACTCGATAGCTTGAGGAGCTGTAAAACAGCCTGCACATCCACAAGCATGCTCTTTTAAGTGTTGTGCATGAGGCGCACTATCGGTCCCTAAAAAAAACCGAGTTGAATCACTTGTAGCTGCCGCAAGGAGTGCCTGACGATGCTCTTCTCTTTTTAATACAGGCAAGCAGTAATAATGGGGGCGTATACCCCCCAAGAAAATAGCATTACGGTTATACAGCAAATGATGTGCGGTAATGGTTGCGGCAATCTCACCATAATCCTGCGTGTTTGCCTGACTGACATAATCCGCCGCATGTTTCGTCGTAATGTGTTCAAACACAACACGTAATTTGGGGTGCTTTTTTCTTAGGGGCTCTAAAACTTGCTCAATAAATGCAGCTTCACGATCAAAGATATCAATTGCCGTATGCGTTACTTCGCCATGCACTAAAAGGGGTATATCTAACTCAGCCATCTTCGCAATCGTGGCATCACATTTATTTAAATCAGTTACCCCTGCATCGCTATTTGTTGTTGCACCCGCAGGATATAACTTCACGCCGATGATGCCAGCTTCTTTAGCTTTTTCAATTTCACTCGGCAAGGTCATATCGGTGAGATACAAAGTCATTAATGCTTGAAACTCCGGATATCCAGCACTGCTTGCCGCTTCTTGAATCCGTGATTGATAACTGAGGGCTTGTGCAACTTGAGTAACCGGTGGTCTTAGATTGGGCATCACAAGAGCTCTGCTAAATTGACGCGCTGTATGGGCTACAAGATCTGGCAACACATCCCCATCACGTAAATGTAGATGCCAATCATCAGGCCTTGTAAAAGTTAATTTATTCATATCGATCTATCAGTATTATTCTAAAGTCATTTACATTGGTTAAGGTGGGACCAGTCATTACAAGTGCATCCAGCTGCTCAAAAAAATCATAAGCCTGGTGATTTTGTAAATAATGCTCGATATTGAGGCCCTTAGCAAGATACCTATTTCGGACACCTGCATCAAAATAGGCTCCAGCATTATTTTCACTACCGTCAATCCCATCTGTATCAGCAGCCAAAGCACTCATTCCTTTAATATCTAAAGTTTCTTGCATCAAAGCTAACAGATATTCTGAACAACGACCACCTCTTCCAACCACGCCCAGTGGAATCGTCACTGTGGTTTCACCACCAGATATCCATGCAATCTTCTTGGCATTCGAGTTGGTTAAACATTCTCGTATCAAAGCCGCATGATTTTTAGCAACTTCTTGAGACTCCCCAGAAACACCGTCGCCCAATACATGTACTTCATAACCTAGGGTTCGACAAAATTCTGCAGCAGCTTCAAGGCCTTTTTGCGCGGTCGCAAACACAATATTGTTGATTTGTTCACATATCTCGTCTTCAACTTTTAATGTTTCACGGTGAAGTCCCTGTTGCCCCTGCAACAGATGCTGATAAATACTTGTTAAACCCAAATGTGTATGTAACTGATATTTTTCTAAAATATGGATTGCATCATCGTATGTAGATGGATCAGGAGCACAAGGGCCACTTGCAATATCGCTAGCCTGATCGCCCACTACATCAGAAATAATCAATGCGATCATTTGGGCACCACGACGAGTCGCTAATTGGGCTAACCGTCCTCCTTGGATCGCAGAAACATGTTTACGAATCACGTTAATTTCTTCAATAGGTGCACCACAACGAAGTAACTCTTGCGTTAATTTTTGTAAAGCGTCCATTGGAATATGATTTGCAGTGAGGGGTAATAGACTTGATCCCCCTCCGGATATAAGGGCGATACAGAAATCATTTTCTTGTAAATTCCCGACAAGTTGCATGATAGCGATACTCGCCTTTAAACCTGCCTCATCTGGAAATGGGTGTGATGCCTCAGAGATGCTTATTTTTCTATTGGGTATGGGGGTAAAGACATCATGCCCATAGCGGGTAACTACATGTCCATAAATCTTGGCTTGTGGCCAATTCTGCTGCGCATATTGTTCAAAAGCATCTGCCATAGAAGCACTTGCCTTGCCTGCTCCAACAACTAAACAATTCCCTCTAATACCGTTTGGAAATATTTCTGCCAATAATATTGGCATCGATTTTTGAGGATCTGCCACAAAAAGCACTCTTTGAAAAGCTTCGTGCAAGATTTGATTGGCTGTCAACATAATGGATTCTAGGATGTTGGAGATAAACTCTTAGACGGAGACTTCGCTTTGATTTTTTTGCAAATTCCACATCGTTGCATATTTCGATTGTAATGACATGAGTTCTTCATGCGTTCCACGTTCCACAATTTCACCATCTTGCATGACCAATATCTGCTGTGCATGCACAATCGTTGATAAACGATGGGCAATAATCAAAGCAGTTCTATTGGTAGTTAATTTGTTGATTTCTTCTTGAATAGCTTTTTCTGTTTGAGAGTCTAGTGCAGATGTTGCCTCATCAAAAATAATCAGCGCTGGATTTTTTAATAAAGTTCGTGCGATTGCTACACGTTGTTTTTCACCTCCTGAGAGTTTCAAACCTCGTTCACCTACAGAGGTTTTATAAGCCTCTGGTAATCCCATCACAAATTGGTGGATTTGCGCGGCTTGAGCTGCTTGTATGATTTCTTCTTGAGTGGCTTGTGGGTTTCCATAGGCTATGTTGTAGCCTATGGAATCATTAAACAAAACGGTATCTTGCGGAACAATACCTACTATTTTTCTTAAACTTAGTTGCTGGACAGCAGAGATATTTTGTTCATCAAAATAGATTGCCCCCGATTGGACATCATAAAATCGGAATAGCAGTCTAGATAAAGTACTTTTACCAGCCCCACTACTCCCGACTACCGCAGTCGTTGTGCCGGGTTCAATGACGAAACTAACATTTTTAAGTATGGCGCGATTTGCTTCGTAAGAAAAATTAACTTGATCAAACACTACACGTGGCCCTAAATTGGGGTGATTGAGTTTTAAAGCAGGCGCCCCTGGCGCATCTTTGATTTCTTGATCTTTATTTAACAAACTAAACATATTATCCATATCTAAAATGGATTGTTTGATTTCTCGATAAATGACCCCTAAAAAATTTAATGGGATGTACATTTGAATCATTAAGGTATTTATTAAAACAATGTCGCCCAAAGTCAACTCACCGCTTTGAACCCCTAATGTGGCTCGCCATAATATAGCGATTAAGCCAATCACAATAATTGATTGTTGACCAATATTTAAAACAGCTAGAGATTGTTGTGATTTGACGGCTGCTTTTTGATAGCTTTGTAAGAAACTATCGTAACGATGTGCCTCAAATTTTTCATTACTAAAATATTTTACGGTTTCAAAATTTAATAAAGAATCGATCGCTTTTTGATTAGCACTAGTATCCATTTCATTCATCTTACGTCGATACTTAGAACGCCATTCTGTAACCATGACGGTAAAAATAATATAAATGACCAATGCACAAAAAGTAATTGCCGCATAAAGCCAATCGTAATTGATGGCAAGGTATATCAACACAATCGTAAATTCAATGAGTGTTGGCAAAATACTATACAAAGAGTATGAAATGAGGGATTGAATTCCTCTTGAGCCACGATCAATGTCTCTCGAAACTCCACCAGTTTGACGCCCTAAATGAAAGCGCAAAGACAATGAGTGTAAATGGTTGAAGACTTCAATAGCTACCTGACGAATCGCATTTTGCGTCACTTTAGCAAATAAAAATTCTCTTAATTCAGTAAATAATGAGGCTGACAGTCTAAGCAGACCATAAGCAATAACAAATGCCAATGGGAATACAAGAAATCGCCTTGGATCATCTACCGCAATGGATAAATCATCTATAAGATGCTTTAATACGACAGGTATCCCAATGTTGGCAACTTTTGCTAAAACTAAGCAGGAAATTGCAAAAAATACTCTCCAAGGATATTTGGTTAAATAGGGTATTAAAGTTTTAATAGTGCCCCAATCTCCAAGACCTCTTGGTTTTGAAGATCTAGGAGAGTGGTCAGCTGCTG contains:
- the rpsI gene encoding 30S ribosomal protein S9; this encodes MIGNWNYGTGRRKSSVARVFIKSGKGDILVNGKPIDQYFSRETSRMIARQPLILTNHAATFDIKVNVSGGGETGQAGAVRHGVTRALIDYDNTLKPTLSKAGFVTRDAREVERKKVGLRGARRRKQFSKR
- the rplM gene encoding 50S ribosomal protein L13, with product MKTFSAKSHEVKREWFVIDATDKVLGRVASEVAHRLRGKHKPEFTPHVDTGDYIVVINASKLRVTGNKGLQKTYYRHSGYPGGIYETTFDKMQAKFPGRVLEKAVKGMLPKGPLGYAMIKKLKVYGDETHPHAAQQPSVLEL
- a CDS encoding OsmC family protein gives rise to the protein MECTVNWLGLDGMSFSAEVGSGHLINMDGAPEAGGRNLAPRPMELLLAGAGGCTAFDVVMILKKARQHITGCKVQLEAVRAESDPKVFTHINMKFIVTGKQLDPNRVSQAVHLSHEKYCSATIMLGKTATITHSIEIVEG
- the pyrC gene encoding dihydroorotase, whose product is MNKLTFTRPDDWHLHLRDGDVLPDLVAHTARQFSRALVMPNLRPPVTQVAQALSYQSRIQEAASSAGYPEFQALMTLYLTDMTLPSEIEKAKEAGIIGVKLYPAGATTNSDAGVTDLNKCDATIAKMAELDIPLLVHGEVTHTAIDIFDREAAFIEQVLEPLRKKHPKLRVVFEHITTKHAADYVSQANTQDYGEIAATITAHHLLYNRNAIFLGGIRPHYYCLPVLKREEHRQALLAAATSDSTRFFLGTDSAPHAQHLKEHACGCAGCFTAPQAIELYAQAFDSVGKLQQLEKFASLNGPGFYGLPRNQSTITIEKIPQKIPLSYPMGQDLIVPLNAGESLEWSILG
- a CDS encoding glycerate kinase — translated: MLTANQILHEAFQRVLFVADPQKSMPILLAEIFPNGIRGNCLVVGAGKASASMADAFEQYAQQNWPQAKIYGHVVTRYGHDVFTPIPNRKISISEASHPFPDEAGLKASIAIMQLVGNLQENDFCIALISGGGSSLLPLTANHIPMDALQKLTQELLRCGAPIEEINVIRKHVSAIQGGRLAQLATRRGAQMIALIISDVVGDQASDIASGPCAPDPSTYDDAIHILEKYQLHTHLGLTSIYQHLLQGQQGLHRETLKVEDEICEQINNIVFATAQKGLEAAAEFCRTLGYEVHVLGDGVSGESQEVAKNHAALIRECLTNSNAKKIAWISGGETTVTIPLGVVGRGGRCSEYLLALMQETLDIKGMSALAADTDGIDGSENNAGAYFDAGVRNRYLAKGLNIEHYLQNHQAYDFFEQLDALVMTGPTLTNVNDFRIILIDRYE
- a CDS encoding ABC transporter ATP-binding protein/permease; translation: MRPSAADHSPRSSKPRGLGDWGTIKTLIPYLTKYPWRVFFAISCLVLAKVANIGIPVVLKHLIDDLSIAVDDPRRFLVFPLAFVIAYGLLRLSASLFTELREFLFAKVTQNAIRQVAIEVFNHLHSLSLRFHLGRQTGGVSRDIDRGSRGIQSLISYSLYSILPTLIEFTIVLIYLAINYDWLYAAITFCALVIYIIFTVMVTEWRSKYRRKMNEMDTSANQKAIDSLLNFETVKYFSNEKFEAHRYDSFLQSYQKAAVKSQQSLAVLNIGQQSIIVIGLIAILWRATLGVQSGELTLGDIVLINTLMIQMYIPLNFLGVIYREIKQSILDMDNMFSLLNKDQEIKDAPGAPALKLNHPNLGPRVVFDQVNFSYEANRAILKNVSFVIEPGTTTAVVGSSGAGKSTLSRLLFRFYDVQSGAIYFDEQNISAVQQLSLRKIVGIVPQDTVLFNDSIGYNIAYGNPQATQEEIIQAAQAAQIHQFVMGLPEAYKTSVGERGLKLSGGEKQRVAIARTLLKNPALIIFDEATSALDSQTEKAIQEEINKLTTNRTALIIAHRLSTIVHAQQILVMQDGEIVERGTHEELMSLQSKYATMWNLQKNQSEVSV